A window of Rhizobium acidisoli contains these coding sequences:
- the rpsG gene encoding 30S ribosomal protein S7 has translation MSRRHKAEKREINPDPKFGDLVVTKFMNAIMLDGKKSVAENIVYGAFDVVQGKSKQEPLTVFHSALDNIAPHVEVRSRRVGGATYQVPVDVRPERRQALAIRWLIAAARKRNETTMVDRLSGELLDASNNRGSAVKKREDTHKMADANRAFSHYRW, from the coding sequence ATGTCCAGACGTCATAAAGCAGAAAAGCGCGAGATCAATCCGGACCCGAAGTTCGGCGATCTCGTCGTCACCAAGTTCATGAATGCCATCATGCTCGACGGCAAGAAGTCCGTTGCTGAAAACATCGTTTACGGCGCATTCGACGTCGTTCAGGGCAAGTCCAAGCAGGAGCCGCTCACGGTTTTCCATTCTGCGCTCGACAACATTGCCCCGCACGTTGAAGTCCGCTCGCGCCGCGTCGGTGGTGCGACCTATCAGGTGCCGGTCGATGTTCGTCCGGAGCGCCGCCAGGCCCTCGCCATTCGCTGGCTGATCGCTGCTGCCCGCAAGCGCAATGAAACGACTATGGTTGACCGCCTTTCCGGCGAACTGCTCGATGCGTCCAACAACCGCGGCTCCGCCGTCAAGAAGCGCGAAGACACGCACAAGATGGCTGACGCCAACCGTGCATTCTCGCACTATCGCTGGTAA
- the rpsL gene encoding 30S ribosomal protein S12: MPTVNQLIRKPRQANVKRNKVPALQENPQKRGVCTRVYTTTPKKPNSALRKVAKIRLTNGFEVIGYIPGEGHNLQEHSVVMIRGGRVKDLPGVRYHIIRGVLDTQGVKNRKQRRSKYGAKRPK, encoded by the coding sequence ATGCCTACCGTAAACCAGCTGATCCGCAAGCCTCGCCAGGCGAACGTAAAGCGTAACAAGGTTCCCGCACTCCAGGAGAACCCGCAGAAGCGCGGCGTTTGCACGCGCGTCTATACGACGACGCCGAAGAAGCCGAACTCGGCTCTGCGTAAGGTCGCAAAGATCCGCCTGACCAACGGCTTCGAAGTCATTGGTTACATCCCCGGCGAAGGTCACAACCTTCAGGAACACTCCGTCGTCATGATCCGTGGCGGCCGCGTCAAGGACCTTCCGGGTGTCCGTTATCACATCATCCGCGGCGTTCTCGATACCCAGGGTGTCAAGAACCGCAAGCAGCGCCGCTCCAAGTACGGTGCGAAGCGTCCGAAGTAA
- the fusA gene encoding elongation factor G, translated as MAREYKIEDYRNFGIMAHIDAGKTTTTERILYYTGKSHKIGEVHDGAATMDWMEQEQERGITITSAATTTFWKGRDGKTRRFNIIDTPGHVDFTIEVERSLRVLDGAIALLDANAGVEPQTETVWRQAEKYNVPRMIFCNKMDKTGADFYRSVEMIKTRLGATAVVMQLPIGAETEFKGVIDLIEMNALIWRDESLGAQWDVVEIPEDMKAKAEEYREKLIETVVDIDEAAMEAYLEGILPDNDQIRALVRRGTIDVKFHPMFCGTAFKNKGVQPLLDAVVDYLPSPMDIPAIKGIDFKTEADIERHADDAEPLSMLAFKIMNDPFVGSLTFARIYSGKLEKGASVMNTVKDKRERVGRMLQMHSNSREDIEEAFAGDIVALAGLKETTTGDTLCDPLKPVILERMEFPEPVIQIAIEPKTKGDQEKMGLALNRLAAEDPSFRVKTDQESGQTIIAGMGELHLDIIVDRMRREFKVEATVGAPQVAYRETITRQHEEDYTHKKQSGGTGQFARVKIVFEPNPEGDDFKFESKIVGGSVPKEYIPGVQKGIESVLSSGPLAGFPMLGVKATLIDGAFHDVDSSVLAFEIASRACFREAAKKAGAQLLEPMMKVEVVTPEDYVGDVIGDLNSRRGQIQGQESRGIAVVINANVPLANMFKYVDNLRSMSQGRAQYTMTFDHYSPVPSNVATEIQAKYSGQK; from the coding sequence ATGGCTCGCGAATATAAAATCGAAGACTACCGCAATTTCGGTATCATGGCGCATATCGACGCCGGCAAGACCACGACCACCGAGCGTATTCTTTATTACACCGGCAAGTCGCACAAGATCGGCGAAGTCCACGACGGCGCAGCCACCATGGACTGGATGGAGCAGGAGCAGGAGCGTGGCATCACGATCACCTCCGCTGCCACCACGACCTTCTGGAAGGGCCGTGACGGCAAGACGCGCCGCTTCAACATCATCGACACCCCCGGCCACGTCGACTTCACCATCGAAGTCGAGCGTTCGCTGCGCGTTCTCGACGGCGCCATCGCGCTGCTCGACGCCAATGCCGGTGTCGAGCCGCAGACGGAAACCGTCTGGCGCCAGGCCGAGAAGTACAATGTCCCGCGGATGATCTTCTGCAACAAGATGGACAAGACCGGCGCCGACTTCTACCGCTCCGTCGAGATGATCAAGACCCGTCTCGGCGCAACGGCTGTCGTCATGCAGCTGCCGATCGGTGCTGAAACCGAATTCAAGGGCGTCATCGACCTGATCGAGATGAACGCTCTCATCTGGCGCGACGAGTCGCTCGGCGCCCAGTGGGATGTCGTCGAGATCCCCGAGGACATGAAGGCCAAGGCCGAAGAATATCGCGAAAAGCTCATCGAAACGGTCGTCGATATCGACGAAGCTGCGATGGAAGCCTATCTCGAAGGCATTCTGCCCGACAACGATCAGATCCGTGCGCTCGTTCGCCGCGGCACGATCGACGTCAAGTTCCACCCGATGTTCTGCGGCACCGCCTTCAAGAACAAGGGCGTGCAGCCGCTGCTCGACGCCGTCGTCGACTACCTGCCGTCGCCGATGGACATCCCGGCCATCAAGGGCATCGACTTCAAGACCGAAGCCGACATCGAGCGTCATGCCGATGACGCCGAGCCGCTCTCCATGCTCGCCTTCAAGATCATGAACGACCCCTTCGTCGGTTCGCTGACCTTCGCCCGCATCTACTCCGGCAAGCTCGAAAAGGGCGCGTCGGTCATGAACACGGTCAAGGACAAGCGCGAGCGCGTCGGCCGCATGCTGCAGATGCACTCCAACTCGCGTGAAGACATCGAAGAAGCCTTCGCAGGCGACATCGTTGCTCTCGCCGGCCTCAAGGAAACCACGACGGGTGATACGCTCTGCGATCCGCTGAAGCCGGTTATCCTCGAGCGCATGGAATTCCCCGAGCCGGTCATTCAGATCGCTATCGAGCCGAAGACCAAGGGCGACCAGGAAAAGATGGGCCTCGCGCTCAACCGCCTGGCTGCAGAAGATCCGTCCTTCCGCGTCAAGACCGACCAGGAATCCGGCCAGACCATCATTGCCGGCATGGGCGAACTGCATCTCGACATCATCGTCGACCGCATGCGTCGTGAATTCAAGGTTGAAGCAACTGTCGGCGCGCCGCAGGTTGCCTACCGCGAAACCATCACCCGCCAGCACGAAGAAGACTACACGCACAAGAAGCAGTCCGGTGGTACCGGCCAGTTCGCGCGCGTCAAGATCGTCTTCGAACCGAACCCGGAAGGCGACGACTTCAAGTTCGAATCGAAGATCGTCGGCGGTTCCGTTCCGAAGGAATACATCCCCGGCGTCCAGAAGGGCATCGAAAGCGTCCTGTCTTCGGGCCCGCTCGCAGGCTTCCCGATGCTCGGCGTCAAGGCGACCCTCATCGACGGCGCTTTCCATGACGTCGACTCCTCGGTTCTCGCCTTCGAAATCGCATCGCGTGCCTGCTTCCGTGAAGCAGCCAAGAAGGCCGGCGCTCAGCTGCTCGAGCCGATGATGAAGGTCGAAGTCGTCACCCCGGAAGATTATGTCGGCGACGTCATCGGCGACCTGAACTCCCGTCGCGGTCAGATCCAGGGCCAGGAAAGCCGTGGTATCGCCGTCGTCATCAACGCGAACGTTCCGCTCGCGAACATGTTCAAGTACGTCGACAACCTGCGCTCCATGTCCCAGGGCCGCGCTCAGTACACGATGACCTTCGATCACTATTCGCCGGTCCCGTCGAATGTCGCAACTGAAATCCAGGCAAAGTATTCCGGTCAGAAGTGA
- the rplC gene encoding 50S ribosomal protein L3: MRSGVIAQKVGMTRVYNDAGEHVPVTVLRMDGCQVVATRTVEKNGYTAVQLGAGQAKVKNTSKAMRGNFAVANVEPKAKVAEFRVSEDQLLEIGTEIKAGHFAAGQLVDVTGTTIGKGFAGAMKRHGFGGLRATHGVSVSHRSHGSTGSRQDPGKVFKNKKMAGHMGQTRVTTQNLEVVSTDEDRGLILIKGAVPGSKGAWIIVRDAVKSAAK; encoded by the coding sequence ATGCGTTCAGGTGTGATTGCACAGAAGGTGGGAATGACCCGCGTCTATAACGACGCAGGTGAGCATGTCCCGGTAACGGTACTGCGTATGGACGGCTGCCAGGTCGTCGCCACGCGCACTGTCGAAAAGAATGGCTATACCGCAGTTCAGCTCGGTGCCGGCCAGGCGAAGGTGAAGAACACCTCCAAGGCGATGCGCGGCAACTTTGCCGTTGCCAACGTCGAGCCGAAGGCCAAGGTTGCTGAATTCCGCGTGTCGGAAGACCAGCTGCTTGAGATCGGCACGGAGATCAAGGCAGGTCACTTCGCAGCCGGTCAGCTCGTCGACGTGACGGGCACGACGATCGGTAAGGGTTTTGCCGGCGCCATGAAGCGCCACGGTTTCGGCGGTCTTCGCGCCACGCACGGTGTGTCGGTTTCGCACCGCTCGCACGGTTCGACCGGCTCGCGCCAGGATCCGGGCAAGGTTTTCAAGAACAAGAAGATGGCTGGTCACATGGGCCAGACGCGCGTCACGACGCAGAACCTGGAAGTGGTTTCGACCGACGAAGATCGTGGTCTGATCCTGATCAAGGGTGCTGTTCCCGGTTCCAA
- the rpsJ gene encoding 30S ribosomal protein S10, whose amino-acid sequence MNGQNIRIRLKAFDHRILDASTREIVSTAKRTGASVRGPVPLPTRIEKFTVNRSPHIDKKSREQFEMRTHKRLLDIVDPTPQTVDALMKLDLAAGVDVEIKL is encoded by the coding sequence ATGAACGGCCAGAATATCCGCATCCGCCTGAAGGCGTTCGATCACCGGATTCTCGATGCCTCCACGCGCGAGATCGTATCGACGGCTAAGCGCACCGGTGCAAGCGTCCGGGGCCCCGTTCCGCTTCCGACCCGCATCGAGAAGTTTACGGTCAACCGGTCCCCGCACATCGACAAGAAGAGCCGTGAACAGTTCGAGATGCGCACGCACAAGCGCCTTCTCGATATCGTTGACCCGACCCCGCAGACGGTAGACGCGCTGATGAAGCTCGATCTCGCCGCCGGTGTCGATGTTGAGATCAAGCTCTGA
- the tuf gene encoding elongation factor Tu has product MAKSKFERNKPHVNIGTIGHVDHGKTSLTAAITKYFGEFKAYDQIDAAPEEKARGITISTAHVEYETPARHYAHVDCPGHADYVKNMITGAAQMDGAILVCSAADGPMPQTREHILLARQVGVPAIVVFLNKVDQVDDAELLELVELEVRELLSSYDFPGDDIPVVKGSALAALEDSDKKIGEDAIRELMAAVDAYIPTPERPIDQPFLMPIEDVFSISGRGTVVTGRVERGIVKVGEEVEIVGIRATSKTTVTGVEMFRKLLDQGQAGDNIGALVRGVNRDGVERGQILCKPGSVKPHKKFMAEAYILTKEEGGRHTPFFTNYRPQFYFRTTDVTGIVTLPEGTEMVMPGDNVTVAVELIVPIAMEEKLRFAIREGGRTVGAGIVASIVE; this is encoded by the coding sequence ATGGCAAAGAGTAAGTTTGAGCGCAACAAGCCGCACGTCAACATTGGCACGATCGGCCACGTTGACCACGGCAAGACGTCTCTGACGGCAGCGATCACGAAGTACTTCGGTGAGTTCAAGGCGTACGACCAGATCGACGCTGCTCCGGAAGAAAAGGCCCGCGGCATCACCATTTCGACGGCGCACGTCGAGTATGAGACGCCGGCCCGCCACTACGCCCACGTCGACTGCCCCGGCCACGCCGACTACGTCAAGAACATGATCACCGGTGCTGCCCAGATGGACGGCGCGATTCTGGTGTGCTCGGCCGCTGACGGCCCGATGCCGCAGACGCGCGAACACATCCTGCTCGCCCGCCAGGTCGGCGTTCCGGCGATCGTTGTGTTCCTGAACAAGGTCGACCAGGTTGACGACGCCGAGCTTCTCGAACTGGTCGAGCTCGAAGTTCGCGAACTTCTGTCGTCCTACGACTTCCCGGGCGACGATATCCCGGTCGTCAAGGGTTCGGCGCTTGCTGCTCTTGAAGATTCTGACAAGAAGATCGGCGAAGACGCGATCCGCGAGCTGATGGCTGCGGTTGACGCCTACATCCCGACGCCTGAGCGTCCGATCGACCAGCCGTTCCTGATGCCGATCGAAGACGTGTTCTCGATCTCCGGCCGCGGCACTGTGGTGACCGGCCGCGTCGAGCGTGGCATTGTCAAGGTTGGCGAAGAAGTCGAGATCGTCGGCATCCGCGCGACCTCGAAGACGACGGTGACCGGCGTTGAAATGTTCCGCAAGCTGCTCGATCAGGGCCAGGCTGGCGACAACATCGGCGCGCTGGTTCGCGGTGTGAACCGTGACGGCGTCGAGCGTGGCCAGATCCTGTGCAAGCCGGGCTCTGTCAAGCCGCACAAGAAGTTCATGGCGGAAGCCTACATCCTGACGAAGGAAGAGGGTGGCCGTCATACGCCGTTCTTCACCAACTACCGTCCGCAGTTCTACTTCCGCACGACGGACGTTACCGGCATCGTGACGCTGCCTGAGGGCACCGAGATGGTCATGCCGGGCGACAACGTCACGGTTGCCGTCGAGCTGATCGTTCCGATCGCGATGGAAGAAAAGCTGCGCTTCGCGATCCGCGAAGGCGGCCGCACCGTCGGCGCCGGTATCGTTGCTTCGATCGTCGAGTAA